A part of Cydia amplana chromosome 24, ilCydAmpl1.1, whole genome shotgun sequence genomic DNA contains:
- the LOC134659249 gene encoding uncharacterized protein LOC134659249: protein MNWKYFLAALAVVAVIPSGEAMIPAYSVSALRLAFDEIATVLPIANQLACLLIPFLINLINNLNNLSNIVQNLTPAILPYFGCTLPLLYATLTDLASVLFLYISVLISLFRSNVLAAPGLLIGLVSQVLNLVIGLLTGLTDSTGLLGSLIKLITSILVELEKLL from the exons atgaATTGGAAATATTTTTTGGCGGCGCTCGCGGTAGTGGCAGTG ATCCCATCAGGCGAAGCTATGATCCCAGCATACTCCGTATCCGCCCTTCGCCTAGCATTTGACGAGATCGCTACAGTCCTGCCCATCGCCAACCAGCTCGCCTGCCTCCTGATCCCGTTCCTCATCAACCTGATCAACAACTTAAACAACCTGTCGAACATTGTTCAGAACTTAACTCCAGCTATACTCCCGTATTTCGGCTGCACTTTACCGCTTTTATACGCAACTTTGACTGATTTAGCTTCGGTTTTATTCCTGTATATAAGCGTATTGATATCGTTATTTAGATCTAATGTGCTAGCGGCCCCTGGTTTGCTGATAGGTCTTGTTTCTCAAGTTTTGAACCTGGTGATTGGGCTGTTGACAGGATTGACTGACAGCACAGGTCTTTTGGGTAGTCTGATCAAATTGATTACTAGCATTTTGGTGGAATTGGAGAAGCTGCTCTGA